ATTGACCTTGATGAATGGATTCTTTCTGGCAGGCAGTCTGATTGCTCTGTTTCTGGCTTTTCGTTCAGTTTTTATACCCAAAGCACGTTCCACCACACCCAATTGGCTGGGAATGACCGTTGTCATGGGTTTGATGTTTGTGCTTTCACAGGGCATCGAATGGAGCCAGATATTTATGTTTGGGCTCAAAAATCCACTCAATCTTATTTCTGCCTTTTTCTATCCCCTGATCGGTATTTACCTTGCTCACCTCTTGGGCGGCCTGACCGCCTTGACCTGGGTAGTCAGAAAACTGCATCAAGACGCCTGGATGCTTCAACCCGTTTCTCAGGCAGGCATTATTCTAGGGCATACCCACTTAACTTTGGTCGGTTTTTATTGGTTCTTTATTGTGACACTTTGGCCTGTACTCTACTACCTTCTCTATATCAACTGAGGTTCTGATGAAATAAAAGCGCTGATTCCAATCCCCAAGATCTCAAACCACAAGGAAGGGAAGCCCAAGCCCCCTTGAAGGAGATGCCCATAGAGGTATATACTATCTGAAGAGGAATTTATTTCTCTTTTTTAAGATGCTGCAACAGGCGAGGGGATATGTCTCATACGAATCCAGATTGTGAACATTGCCAGGTACGCAACCTGAATCCCATGCGCAATCTTTCACCCGATCAATTGCAGGAACTTAGCTCTTGTAAACTGGCGCATGGCTATAAACCCGGCCAGGTCATTTTTTATGAGGGCAACCGTCCCTTTGGTGTTTATTGTCTTGAAAAAGGCAAAGTAAAGCTTACCAAATATACCCCTGATGGAAAAAGCTATATCGTGCGTTTGGCCAAAGCAGGTGATTTACTGGGTTACCGCTCTTTCTTAACCAATGAGCCCTATTCTGCAACCGCCGAAGTGATCGAAGAGGCCACGATTTGTTTTCTTGACCGCAATCTCTTTTTAC
Above is a window of bacterium (Candidatus Blackallbacteria) CG13_big_fil_rev_8_21_14_2_50_49_14 DNA encoding:
- a CDS encoding transcriptional regulator, with protein sequence MSHTNPDCEHCQVRNLNPMRNLSPDQLQELSSCKLAHGYKPGQVIFYEGNRPFGVYCLEKGKVKLTKYTPDGKSYIVRLAKAGDLLGYRSFLTNEPYSATAEVIEEATICFLDRNLFLQSLRKNPSFALEMLEQMGNDLKQAEDKARDMAYKSVPERLAELLLSLKESYGEETSDGIKLDIRLTREELASMLGTTIETTVRNLTRFKEKELISFDKKNIVLRNIRGLAEFLPQL